The DNA sequence GGAAATTTTATTAGAATGGAATGagataaaattcaaaagacTATTTACAAGTTGTACAACCTGAAGTAggtaatttcaattttcaggagACCCTTGAATTGTACAAcaacaattttattgcaaaaattaGGTTAGATCTTTTCGTAGCCACTTTTAGTTGCAGAGAAATGTTTCACGATTTCCTGCAGACTTTTGCCAGTAGTTTCCGGCAAGAATAAGTTCACATGGATTACACCGAACGCAGCCATTACTGCATAGAAGAAGATCACAGCACTGTAAAAGTGCAATTGAAGATAAATAAATGTTTTCACAGCTATGAAACTGAATAAATAGGCTACGCAAGTTGCAATGCCACTAGCAACACCTTTGAttttaggcgggaatatttCACCGAGAATGGCGAACGGCAGTGGATAAAACCCAATGGAGCTCGAGACAACGTTCAGAATGATGCCACAGAGTGGAATGAGGTTAAAGAGGCTGTACTGGAGCTCGACAAGCCAAGTTCTCCtaatgaaaatatacaatccGATGATCAACCAGGAAATAGCGATTCCGACACCAGAGATCGTGGACAAACCTTTGACACCGAACTTGGGGAGAAGGAATGACACAGAGCAGGCACAGATCAGGATGATGAACCCTGCAACGACTGTGACAAAGTAGGGATTGAGGAGAACGAATCCTGAGATTCTGACTATCTCGACCAGGTAGTTGATAACGACGAGAACACCCGAGAACTGttggaaaaggaagaaaaatatgactATTGTCAAAGGCTTGTATGCCTCTGGCTTTTTGAGTTCTTCCCAGGCTGTTGACCACGTCAACTCAGACTGAGACGGCAGAAGTTTAGTTGATGTGCTAGCTTCGCCGCTTTCCACTCGCGACTCGCTCAGCGGCTTCCCTAATCCTAAGCGTCTTTGAGCCACTTCCGCATCCTCTCTTCTACCTTTGAGCAAAAGCCAGGCCGGGCTTTCTGGAATGAAGAAGAGAATGCAGAAGAAGGATGCAACAGAGATTATTGCTCCAAGACCGGCAACAACCGTGAACCTGAGAAGTGAACCCATGATGTAAACGAGGAGAATACCTGTTGACAAGGCTACTGTTGGCCACGTTAGGAGTATTCCACGCAACTGCAGACTGTTGGACGCAATGC is a window from the Bemisia tabaci chromosome 5, PGI_BMITA_v3 genome containing:
- the LOC109038613 gene encoding facilitated trehalose transporter Tret1, coding for MTETEKNETSGQEEAPSEPVISNTTYRQIVLALILAIPSIAPGMTFGYSAVSLDSIPANLSQESWFASLAWIATPVGCLASGPIMDNWGRRPALLLINIVGFCGWILLAYASTTLSLYTGRILTGASIGFASAPSSVYVAECIASNSLQLRGILLTWPTVALSTGILLVYIMGSLLRFTVVAGLGAIISVASFFCILFFIPESPAWLLLKGRREDAEVAQRRLGLGKPLSESRVESGEASTSTKLLPSQSELTWSTAWEELKKPEAYKPLTIVIFFFLFQQFSGVLVVINYLVEIVRISGFVLLNPYFVTVVAGFIILICACSVSFLLPKFGVKGLSTISGVGIAISWLIIGLYIFIRRTWLVELQYSLFNLIPLCGIILNVVSSSIGFYPLPFAILGEIFPPKIKGVASGIATCVAYLFSFIAVKTFIYLQLHFYSAVIFFYAVMAAFGVIHVNLFLPETTGKSLQEIVKHFSATKSGYEKI